The Candidatus Obscuribacterales bacterium nucleotide sequence CCCCAGTCGGCAGCGGTGACGAGGGCATAATTACGCACCCCTAGGGTTTCAGCGGTCGTGGAGGGAGTCATGGAGATTAGAAGGATTTAGGTAAGACAGTCTACAGATAAAATGCTTAGGCGCAGGGATTAATCGAGAGCGATCGCCACCTTGCGAGTCAGGTCTGCCATGCGGCAGGAGTAGCCCCATTCGTTGTCATACCAAGCCAGAATCTTCACCTGGGTGCCATCCACTACCATGGTTGAAAGGGCGTCAATGATAGACGATCGGGGATCGTCTTTGTAGTCAATAGACACTAGGGGACGTTCTTCATAGCCCAAGATGCCTTTTAGATCACCCTCAGCAGCGGTTTTAAGGAGCTGATTGACTTCCTCGACCGTGGTAGGGCGCTCCACCTCAAACACACAGTCAGTTAACGAAGCATTCAGCAGCGGCACACGAACGGCTAAACCATTCAGCTTACCCTGCAGTTCTGGATAAATTAGCGTGATAGCGGTGGCTGATCCGGTTGTGGTGGGAATTAGGGATAGGCTAGTGGCCCTGGCCCGGCGTAGATCCTGATGGGGCGCATCTACAATCGTTTGGGTATTGGTGTTGTCATGGATCGTGGTAATGACCCCATGCTTGATCCCCAAACCTTCATGAATCACCTTGACCACCGGCGCTAGACAGTTGGTGGTGCAAGAGGCCGCCGTGAGTAAATGATGCTCATCGGGATTATAGAGATGATCGTTGATGCCATAGACCACATTCAACGCACCCTGCTTCACAGGAGCCGCCACGATCACCTTCTGGACACCACGTTTGAAATAGGGCTCCAATACCTCCGGCGTGCGAAACTTGCCAGAACATTCCAAAACAATATCAACCCCCAGTTCATCCCAAGGCACCTCGCCCGGCGTGCTGTAGTCACTAAATGTCACAGATGCTCCATCAATGGCGATCGCCTCGTCTCCAACCGCCTCAACCTCCGGCGTCCAGCGACCATGGACCGAGTCAAACTTCAGCAAATGGGCAGCAGCAGCAGTGCCGCCTTTCACCTCGTTAATATGGACAAAGTCTAGTTCGGGCCAATGCCAAGCAGCCCGCAAAACCAAACGACCGATACGTCCAAACCCGTTGACGGCAACCTTCACCATACATCCTCCGCTGTTCTTTCATCTTGTACATCCTTCGATGAACGATCTGAGTGAGCAGAGGCACTCCACTGGACAGGGGGTAACTCATGCTGATACTTATCAAATCAAAAAAAATTGATTTGTCAAGCTATCTAGAACACATTAGCGACTCTTGCTAGGTTGAACGTGAGTGCAACGGAGATCAGCAGGCTTGCCTATAGCGATCGCCACTCCCGTTAGGGCAACGCAGCGATTCCATCAGCAGCTAGGAGATATCGATCAAGCGATCGCTGATCTCCACCAAGCAGCCGCCTGTTTTTGCAACCAAGGGCACATGAGGGCCTATCGGCAAACCCTAGCGCTGCTCAAGCGTTTGCAGTTTCCACCCTCGTTAGTAGGCTAAGAAATTTAACCTTCTGATCGTCATGCTAACGATATTAACTACCTTAGTAGGTTTTGTCCCACTGTTATTTGCCGCGACTGGATTTTGGCCGCCCTTAGCTATCTGCATAGCTGGTGGATTAGGTGGCACAACGATTTTAGCGCTGTATGCGGTACCTAGTGCTCATTTGTTATTGAACGATCCTCAACGACGATCTCGTGATTCAGAGCGTACCTCAATGACGTAGCCCCAACCTATGATCTGCTTGAGGGCAAGGTTCAGACGAACTGATAGATGGATAAGATTATATCAAATTCGGTTAGATGCTCTATATATTCAAGGCTTTGGTAGTACCTGGAGTCTGTAGTTCCCTTGATAAGGAGGCAGCGCAGCGGGGGATTGAATGCAGAATCTCCCAGCTATGAACATTCAACCGGATTTCATAGTAGTCTTGCCTTAGAGCGATCGCTTCATAGAAAACTGGGCCATGGTTGACATAGCCCAGTTGGTTAATTCATATCAAGTGTGATTGTCTACGCCTTTTTGGCCGGTAGATCCGGGGGCATAATCACTCGCTTGGCAATACCCATCATTTGCAAGCCGCGAATCACCCACCAAGTTGGATCTACTTCCCACCAAGTTAGGCCAGCCTTCGCAACGTTAGGGTGGGCATGGTGGTTGTTGTGCCAGCCTTCGCCATAGGTCAACAGCGCTGCCCACCAAAGGTTACGGGAATTATCACTGACCTCAAATCGACGGTAGCCCCATTTATGAGTTGCAGAGTTAATTAACCAGGTAGCGTGCCAGACAAGGACTAAACGCACTGCCAAGCCATAGATAACAAATGACCAGCC carries:
- a CDS encoding ArsJ-associated glyceraldehyde-3-phosphate dehydrogenase, which gives rise to MVKVAVNGFGRIGRLVLRAAWHWPELDFVHINEVKGGTAAAAHLLKFDSVHGRWTPEVEAVGDEAIAIDGASVTFSDYSTPGEVPWDELGVDIVLECSGKFRTPEVLEPYFKRGVQKVIVAAPVKQGALNVVYGINDHLYNPDEHHLLTAASCTTNCLAPVVKVIHEGLGIKHGVITTIHDNTNTQTIVDAPHQDLRRARATSLSLIPTTTGSATAITLIYPELQGKLNGLAVRVPLLNASLTDCVFEVERPTTVEEVNQLLKTAAEGDLKGILGYEERPLVSIDYKDDPRSSIIDALSTMVVDGTQVKILAWYDNEWGYSCRMADLTRKVAIALD